CGTAACCCGCGAGTCGCGCCATCAGCCGCCACGCCGGCAGCCCGAGCAAAAACATCGCCCACGCCACCGCCCGACCGGATTTGATCACATCCGAGTCCAGCCCATTGGCCACCTTCGCCGCCATCCATTGATAGAGCGGAAACTCCATCGGCATCGACCACGGTTTGCCCAGCACCGGCGTCTCGTAATCGAGGCGGAAACCTTGTTCCCGCATCACTCGCGCTGTCAGTGCCGTCTGGCTCTGGCGAAATTCATGACCGAGCAGCCCCGGGTTATCCCAATTGCGCGACGCCCAGAAGAGGCTCCACCCAAGCGCGACCAGCAGCACCAGCACGGCCGCCCATTCCCAACGCACCTTACGCCCGGCAGCGCTCGTCTCACTCACGGGCCGCCTCCTCCAAGCTAAATTCCGCCAGCGTCAGATACGCCCAGTCGTAGGCAATGCTGCCTCCTTGGCGGGTCGTAAACACCAGCTGTTCTCCCGACATCACTTCACCGGTCACCACATCCTGCTGCAGGCCGCGGTCACCTTCCGCCGAACGCGGATCCAAGTAACGCTTCCAAATCAACCGACGCGTCCCCTCGTCGCCGTCCCGCTCTCCCCAAAGCGCAAACTCGACGCCGTCAGTTTTGTCGTCGAGTCGCACGTCGCGGTTCCAAGACGGGTCGGTCAGACCATACTCGAGCTTCGCCTGAAACGCCCCGGCGACCTCGGCGATCCACAGGTCCGTCGGCGGATGCACACTCACCGCCCAGCGTTCGCCCACCGGATACGCGTTGTAGCCAAACTTCACCCGGTAGCGATCCACCGGCCGATTGATCATCTTAAACGCCGTGTGTGAGCCGCCCGCCGTCAGACGATATTCCTCCAGATAGTCCGGACCCGCGTCGTAATCCTCCGTCAATTCGATCGCGCTGTATTGGGAGGTCTTCAACGAGGCCCGCAGCTTCGCGTAGTGTGTCGGGGTCACGTAGACATCCGAGTCCTGGTGTCGAAACGCCGGCACCGGCACGAGCCCGACCCGCTTGATCAGAAACTCCACCATCTCGCGATTTTCCCGCGGGCGCCCCGTGATCACCACGGCCCCGATATCTTCGTCATCCAAATCGCCGATCGCGCCATCCAAATACTCGAGATCCGCGTCCAAGCCATTCCGCACCATCAACGCACGCCGCTTGGCATAATACGGCAGGATCGCCGACCAGTCGTGACCGATGCCGACCAGCACGGTCTCCTTGGGCAGGAAGTCGCGCAGCACCTCGGCCATGCCGGAGCCTCCGTGGCTCTCCACCTTTTGCAGCGGGAAATAATACGTCGCGTAGGCGTGCACCATGCCCGCACAGGGCAGCAGCGCCAAACCGGCCCGCAGCGCCAACGGACCGCGCCCGTATTCCCACACGCCAACGATCGCGAAACCGAACGCGAAGGTCAGGAACGCCACGCCCGCATAAAAATAGTAGTCCTGGTAGGCGTAGGCATACGGAAAGGCCAGTTGCCCAAAAAACCACACTCCGGTCGCCAGCAGGATCAGACCCCGGTCGCGGGCCTGGCGGCACCACACCAGCCCCAACACCAGCGTGAGCCCCACCACCCAGGGCAACGCGATCGCCTCCGACCAGCGCGCAAACATCACCCGCCAGGTCTCGACCGAAAACCGCGAATCAAGGCTGAACGTCCCGAAATTCCCCACCGAGAGATTCTTCGAGGTAAACACATACCCGGAGCGATGCCCCTCTTTGATCGCATCCGTGTATCCAATCCACCACTTCAACGCCCCCAGCGGCAGCACCACCGTGCCCAGCCCCC
This portion of the Actomonas aquatica genome encodes:
- a CDS encoding ArnT family glycosyltransferase encodes the protein MPETAPSASPHLLSSRWTFGFFVVALLGHFYFASYNFSWGFMVGHEFRQAQTAIISEYIDQQDNFGLYYETPILGKPWAFPLEFPLYQWTVVGLKRATGLELFEAARIVSLGSFYAALPAFWLLLGSFGVSAARRWVLLAVTLFCPALIFYSRAFLIDPMAMALSAWFLTAFVRTMDTRKVGWFVACVVAGTLAALIKSLVFAVWLFPAAVYGAWCLWTSWRKHGLSRPTWLTTAWGLGTVVLPLGALKWWIGYTDAIKEGHRSGYVFTSKNLSVGNFGTFSLDSRFSVETWRVMFARWSEAIALPWVVGLTLVLGLVWCRQARDRGLILLATGVWFFGQLAFPYAYAYQDYYFYAGVAFLTFAFGFAIVGVWEYGRGPLALRAGLALLPCAGMVHAYATYYFPLQKVESHGGSGMAEVLRDFLPKETVLVGIGHDWSAILPYYAKRRALMVRNGLDADLEYLDGAIGDLDDEDIGAVVITGRPRENREMVEFLIKRVGLVPVPAFRHQDSDVYVTPTHYAKLRASLKTSQYSAIELTEDYDAGPDYLEEYRLTAGGSHTAFKMINRPVDRYRVKFGYNAYPVGERWAVSVHPPTDLWIAEVAGAFQAKLEYGLTDPSWNRDVRLDDKTDGVEFALWGERDGDEGTRRLIWKRYLDPRSAEGDRGLQQDVVTGEVMSGEQLVFTTRQGGSIAYDWAYLTLAEFSLEEAARE